ATCAACACAGGGTGGCCCCTGGATAAGGCAGGCCCAGCTAAGCCTGAGTCTTGCTCCCTGGGAGAAAGTGCTTCAAGCTGATGGGAAGCCTGCCCAGAAGAGGCAGGAAGGCTGAGGGATAGTCCTCAGGCCTGGCATCAGAATGGAGGGTGGGCATGGGGGCCTGTCACTTCCCATGAGGGAAGCTCCTAGGCCCTCCTAAATCTTGGCAGCTGCCCAAATGCCCTGGTTCCACCTTGCTGCTGTTTTTTTCCAGGCAACGTCACACCTCCTGAAGACAGCCAGGACTCCAGCTTTTGCTGAGCTTTGCATCTTGCCTCCTTCCTTCAAAAGGCTCCAGGCCCATGCTCGGCTGTCTTCAAGTCCCGCATGCCCCTGGCCAGGCATCACATCGCccctccagcccagcccagtcCTAGAGCTCACCTCCAGGACCCAGAATCTGCCCTCCTGCCCAGAATGACTCACCATTATTTCTAGCTGGAGTGAGAAGACGTGATGGGGAGTTGGGCTGCCTGTTTGTGCATCTAAGATTCCTGCAGCATCTGATCAGCTCTGCAAGGAAGAGAGCTTCAGGTTCCTGTCTGGTCAGGTAAATCAATCTATCATTTAATAACAACCTTGTGTAGAATCATTAGGGTAGAGGCCAATGAGGAAGACCCAGGCCCAAGATCCCCCACCGTGAATACCTCCCTGGGTACGAGTATCTGAGACATTAGTGCAGCACCTGGGAGAGGGTCCACTTTTAACCTATTAGCATGGGGTTATGCTCCACGAAGCCTGTGTGGTACAAGTGGGCCTGTACCAGCCACCTTCCCCCAGTGCAGGGCATTCCAGAGGTTCCTTGAGAGATTGCTACCTGCTCCCCCTGATCCCCAGACAAGTTACAAGGTGAAAGTACATTTTGCTTTGtcgttgtggtggtggtgatcaTGTTTCTGAACTCTTGGCTGAGAGATGGGAGACAAAAAGTGGCAACCCATGTCGGGCTGCCAATGCTGAGTAGCCGCATGTCAATAACTGCCTCTGTCTTTCAGCCAAGCGAGGCTGTCTCTCCAGCTCTCAGAGAGCTCTCGGGGCTCTCCTGCAGGAGACCAGGCCAATGCTCCTGTGCTTCCTGGGGCCAGTAGCAGCACCCTGAGCTCCCTGCCACCAGGCAGCTGAAAGGCATAGCGTGAGGCGCTTCTCAGTCCCAATTATGACAGTGGCCACCGGAGACCCAGCAGACGAGGCTGCTGCCCTCCCTGGGCACCCCCAGGACACCTATGACCCAGAGGCAGACCACGAATGCTGTGAGAGGGTGGTGATCAACATCTCAGGGCTGCGGTTTGAGACCCAGCTAAAGACCTTAGCCCAGTTTCCAGAGACCCTCTTAGGGGACCCAAAGAAACGAATGAGGTACTTTGACCCCCTCCGAAATGAGTACTTTTTCGATCGGAACCGCCCTAGCTTTGATGCCATTTTGTACTACTACCAGTCGGGGGGCCGATTGAGGCGACCTGTGAATGTGCCCTTAGATATATTCTCTGAAGAAATTCGGTTTTATGAGCTGGGAGAAGAAGCGATGGAGATGTTTCGGGAAGATGAAGGCTACATCAAGGAGGAAGAGCGTCCTCTGCCTGAAAATGAGTTTCAGAGACAAGTGTGGCTTCTCTTTGAATACCCAGAGAGCTCAGGGCCTGCCAGGATTATAGCTATTGTGTCTGTCATGGTGATTCTGATCTCAATTGTCAGCTTCTGTCTGGAAACATTGCCCATCTTCCGGGATGAGAATGAAGACATGCATGGTGGTGGGGTGACCTTCCACACCTATTCCAACAGCACCATCGGGTACCAGCAGTCCACTTCCTTCACAGACCCTTTCTTCATTGTAGAGACACTCTGCATCATCTGGTTCTCCTTTGAATTCTTGGTGAGGTTCTTTGCCTGTCCCAGCAAAGCCGGCTTCTTCACCAACATCATGAACATCATTGACATTGTGGCCATCATCCCCTACTTCATCACCCTGGGGACAGAGTTGGCCGAGAAGCCAGAGGACGCTCAGCAAGGCCAGCAGGCCATGTCACTGGCCATCCTCCGTGTCATCCGGTTGGTaagagtctttaggattttcaagTTGTCCAGACACTCCAAAGGTCTCCAGATTCTAGGTCAGACCCTCAAAGCCAGCATGAGAGAATTGGGCCTCCTGATATTCTTTCTCTTCATAGGGGTCATCCTTTTCTCTAGTGCTGTCTATTTTGCAGAGGCCGATGAGCGAGAGTCCCAGTTCCCCAGCATCCCAGATGCCTTCTGGTGGGCAGTCGTCTCCATGACAACTGTAGGCTATGGAGACATGGTTCCGACTACCATTGGGGGAAAGATAGTGGGTTCCCTATGTGCAATTGCAGGTGTGTTAACTATTGCCTTACCGGTCCCTGTCATTGTGTCCAATTTCAACTACTTCTACCAccgggagacagagggagaggagcaggccCAATACTTGCAAGTGACAAGCTGTCCAAAGATCCCATCCTCCCCTGACCTAAAGAAAAGTAGAAGTGCCTCTACCATTAGTAAGTCCGATTACATGGAGATCCAGGAGGGGGTAAACAACAGTAATGAGGACTTTAGAGAGGAAAACTTGAAAACAGCCAACTGCACCTTGGCTAACACAAACTATGTGAATATTACCAAAATGTTAACTGATGTCTGATTGAAACCTATTACCATACTCACAGCTCAATGGAACTAATGCAGATGTTGCATAATAGCCTGCATTGTAGTCAGTGTGTTCTACAGTGTGTATCTGGTTCTGCATGGAAAGCAATAGTTGTGCAAGTGACTTTTGATCTTTTGACTTTGATTTAGGACACAGAATATCTATCATGGCTTTCATGCACATCCTCATCACCGGCTTATGAGTTTCCAAAGACGGGAGTCACCTGTCAAGCTAGGATTTCAGAAAGACATTGAGGCCACCTCATATCCAATACACAGTGCACCATATCAGTGCCATCATTCCTTCCTAATGAAATGCACACAACATCCAGGAGATGCACTCCCCTCCCCGCCATCCCACCACCCCATTTGAGCCCACCTGCCCTTTCACAGAGGAACACAATCATGGTTTAGCTTTAAATAGCTGGTGTTTACTCAAAAGGTCATTCTCATTTTTGCATTGAAAAGAACACACAGTCCTGTGTGTTGGAATTACTTTCTGTGTCACAGGCTGAGGTTTGTGAATTGCAATTGCCAAGTAGATGCTCCGGAGGCTTGTGTTTCATAACGGAAAATGCTGCATTCTGCTTTTTCTCTGCAGTGTCGATGTGAGGGAAGCCCGGGGGAGGGACAGTTAGTATAACCAAATATGAGTTGTCAAGTTTCACATTTGTTCCCTTAGGCCTATGGGGAGAAGCTAACAAACCAACGGACCTCTAAGCCTCTGATTTCACCATTTTTGCAGGCTCCAGGGTCACAAAAACATGTCTGGTTTCTTACTGGAGTTTGCAGACATCTGCTTTCCTACTAATGTGGCCCGGCTACACTGACACTGCAGTGAAATTTACCAGTGATGCAATAGAGCTGCATGGGTGTTTGTTGCATGAATCTCAATATTTAAAACACAGGAGATAACCTATTTTCCTAGT
This DNA window, taken from Macaca mulatta isolate MMU2019108-1 chromosome 1, T2T-MMU8v2.0, whole genome shotgun sequence, encodes the following:
- the KCNA2 gene encoding potassium voltage-gated channel subfamily A member 2 isoform X2 yields the protein MTVATGDPADEAAALPGHPQDTYDPEADHECCERVVINISGLRFETQLKTLAQFPETLLGDPKKRMRYFDPLRNEYFFDRNRPSFDAILYYYQSGGRLRRPVNVPLDIFSEEIRFYELGEEAMEMFREDEGYIKEEERPLPENEFQRQVWLLFEYPESSGPARIIAIVSVMVILISIVSFCLETLPIFRDENEDMHGGGVTFHTYSNSTIGYQQSTSFTDPFFIVETLCIIWFSFEFLVRFFACPSKAGFFTNIMNIIDIVAIIPYFITLGTELAEKPEDAQQGQQAMSLAILRVIRLERRPLQSQESKQGRQHLNTSHDCTLGNNLVTGMTVQWTRASGPDNRQVCGSSVYKYILSISLSRVPLPS
- the KCNA2 gene encoding potassium voltage-gated channel subfamily A member 2 isoform X1 — translated: MTVATGDPADEAAALPGHPQDTYDPEADHECCERVVINISGLRFETQLKTLAQFPETLLGDPKKRMRYFDPLRNEYFFDRNRPSFDAILYYYQSGGRLRRPVNVPLDIFSEEIRFYELGEEAMEMFREDEGYIKEEERPLPENEFQRQVWLLFEYPESSGPARIIAIVSVMVILISIVSFCLETLPIFRDENEDMHGGGVTFHTYSNSTIGYQQSTSFTDPFFIVETLCIIWFSFEFLVRFFACPSKAGFFTNIMNIIDIVAIIPYFITLGTELAEKPEDAQQGQQAMSLAILRVIRLVRVFRIFKLSRHSKGLQILGQTLKASMRELGLLIFFLFIGVILFSSAVYFAEADERESQFPSIPDAFWWAVVSMTTVGYGDMVPTTIGGKIVGSLCAIAGVLTIALPVPVIVSNFNYFYHRETEGEEQAQYLQVTSCPKIPSSPDLKKSRSASTISKSDYMEIQEGVNNSNEDFREENLKTANCTLANTNYVNITKMLTDV